In a genomic window of Gossypium arboreum isolate Shixiya-1 chromosome 9, ASM2569848v2, whole genome shotgun sequence:
- the LOC108452293 gene encoding protein PSK SIMULATOR 3-like, whose translation MALETWLIKLKKTISNTLDTARSSNHKANVGVLSFEIAGLMSKLLQLWNCLSDTTIIRLRDESLSLEGVHKIVSNDESFLLGLACAEMAEIIRVVAKSISRISKRCQDSDLQGFDGWFDEFANSGHDRYGWVLSSKDMEAKRKKMDKYVTITATLYKEMEELSTIENCLRKCKEYKPSSIKEQKIVDLQTKLFWQRQEVKYLKERCLWNKSFDMVVSILVRSIFTILARLKLVFFGFEFGYPSCLPRSLSASATVHPTQNPDTFHFVSGPLKTSSKPVSFFESNSKLLKPPSSTLGAAALALHYANLIIIMEKMIKSPQLVGIDARDDLYSMLPSSISSCLRGRLKGIGLSSASDPVLAGEWRTAVRSILGWLSPLAHNTIKWQSERSFEHQNLLPKTNVILLFRTLFFANKEKTEAAITELLVGLNYIWRFEREMTAKAFFHCTNFNDI comes from the coding sequence ATGGCTCTTGAAACATGGCTCATAAAACTCAAAAAAACCATATCCAACACCCTTGATACTGCAAGATCTTCAAATCATAAAGCCAACGTTGGGGTTTTATCCTTTGAAATCGCTGGACTTATGTCAAAGCTTCTACAGCTCTGGAATTGTCTTTCAGATACGACTATAATTCGTCTTCGTGATGAATCTTTATCTCTCGAAGGAGTCCACAAGATTGTTTCTAACGATGAGTCTTTCCTGTTAGGGTTGGCGTGTGCTGAAATGGCTGAAATTATAAGGGTAGTAGCAAAATCCATTTCCAGGATAAGCAAAAGGTGCCAAGACTCGGATCTTCAAGGTTTCGATGGGTGGTTCGATGAGTTCGCTAACTCGGGTCATGATAGATATGGCTGGGTTCTGAGTTCTAAAGATATGGAAGCTAAAAGAAAGAAGATGGACAAGTACGTCACCATTACGGCAACTTTGTATAAAGAAATGGAGGAGTTATCTACAATTGAGAACTGCTTGAGAAAGTGTAAAGAATATAAACCATCTTCAATCAAAGAACAAAAGATTGTTGATCTGCAAACAAAGCTTTTTTGGCAAAGACAAGAAGTTAAGTATTTGAAAGAGAGATGTTTATGGAACAAAAGCTTTGACATGGTTGTTTCCATACTTGTGAGATCGATTTTCACTATTTTAGCAAGGTTGAAGCTTGTTTTTTTCGGGTTTGAGTTTGGGTATCCTTCTTGTTTACCACGAAGTCTCTCAGCTTCTGCGACTGTCCATCCAACTCAAAACCCCGACACTTTTCACTTTGTATCAGGTCCATTGAAGACTTCTTCGAAGCCGGTAAGTTTTTTCGAGTCGAACTCGAAGCTTTTAAAGCCTCCATCAAGTACGTTAGGGGCGGCGGCTTTAGCTCTACACTATGCGAATTTGATTATcattatggagaagatgatcaagTCACCACAATTAGTAGGCATTGATGCAAGAGACGATCTTTATTCCATGCTTCCTAGCAGTATTAGTTCGTGTTTAAGGGGTAGATTAAAAGGAATAGGGTTGTCATCAGCGAGTGATCCAGTCCTTGCTGGAGAATGGAGAACAGCTGTGAGAAGCATATTGGGTTGGTTATCGCCATTGGCACACAACACGATCAAATGGCAAAGTGAAAGGAGCTTTGAGCACCAGAATTTGTTGCCCAAAACAAATGTTATTCTTCTTTTCCGAACTCTTTTCTTTGCGAATAAAGAAAAGACCGAAGCAGCTATCACCGAGCTGCTTGTGGGGTTGAATTATATTTGGAGATTCGAAAGGGAAATGACTGCAAAAGCCTTTTTCCACTGCACGAACTTTAATgacatttaa